In Burkholderiales bacterium, a single genomic region encodes these proteins:
- a CDS encoding cysteine--tRNA ligase — MPRPLALYDTWERRVRPFEPLAASGPVGLYTCGPTVYDYQHIGNYRTFLFEDVLKRVLTWNGHDVNHVMNVTDVGHLVSDADEGEDKIEKGARRTGKTAWEVAAYYTEAFLADTKRLNLLPPTVLCRATDHVAEQIAFVAEIEKNGFAYVTSDGVYFDTAKLDDYGYLARLDVAGLEAGHRVDLGEKRHATDFALWKFSPPGEARQMEWDSPWGRGFPGWHIECSAMAQKYLGDYFDIHCGGEDHIPVHHTNEIAQTEGRLASRPEVPRDRRRLANFWMHGYFLLANDAKMAKSAGGFLRLATLDERGVDPLAYRYLCLTAHYRSQLNFSWEALDAAATGLDRMRHGFHALPSADASPDAASLERFGDEINDDLNLPRALALAWEVLRGDLAPVVKRATLARFDDVFGLGLAAWTPKSVDAPADVKMLAEARLAARRNKAWAEADRLRAALHASGWEMEDRADGYALRPRGDKVPPEQPAAASPRGAASSERSGGGASA, encoded by the coding sequence ATGCCCCGACCCCTCGCGCTCTACGACACCTGGGAACGCCGCGTCCGGCCGTTCGAGCCGCTCGCCGCGTCGGGCCCGGTCGGCCTCTACACCTGCGGCCCGACCGTCTACGACTACCAGCACATCGGCAACTACCGCACCTTCCTGTTCGAGGACGTGCTGAAGCGCGTCCTGACCTGGAACGGCCACGACGTGAACCACGTGATGAACGTGACCGACGTCGGCCACCTCGTCTCCGACGCGGACGAGGGCGAGGACAAGATCGAGAAGGGCGCGCGGCGCACCGGCAAGACCGCGTGGGAGGTCGCCGCGTACTACACCGAAGCGTTCCTCGCCGACACGAAACGCCTGAACCTGCTGCCGCCGACGGTGCTGTGCCGCGCGACCGACCACGTCGCCGAGCAGATCGCGTTCGTGGCCGAGATCGAGAAGAACGGATTCGCGTACGTGACCTCCGACGGCGTCTACTTCGATACCGCGAAGCTCGACGACTACGGCTATCTCGCCCGCCTCGACGTCGCCGGCCTCGAGGCCGGCCACCGTGTCGACCTGGGCGAGAAGCGCCATGCGACCGACTTCGCGCTGTGGAAGTTCTCTCCTCCGGGCGAGGCGCGCCAGATGGAGTGGGATTCCCCCTGGGGCCGCGGTTTTCCCGGCTGGCACATCGAGTGCTCGGCGATGGCGCAGAAGTATCTCGGCGACTACTTCGACATCCACTGCGGCGGCGAGGACCACATCCCGGTCCACCACACCAACGAGATCGCGCAGACCGAAGGCCGCCTCGCGAGCCGGCCGGAGGTTCCGCGCGATCGCCGGCGGCTCGCGAACTTCTGGATGCACGGCTACTTCCTGCTGGCGAACGACGCCAAGATGGCGAAGTCCGCCGGAGGCTTCCTGCGGCTCGCGACGCTCGACGAGCGCGGCGTCGACCCGCTCGCCTACCGCTATCTCTGCCTCACCGCGCACTACCGCAGCCAGCTCAATTTCTCCTGGGAGGCGCTCGACGCCGCGGCGACGGGCCTCGACCGGATGCGCCACGGATTCCACGCGCTGCCCTCGGCTGATGCGTCACCCGACGCGGCGTCGCTCGAACGCTTCGGCGACGAGATCAACGACGACCTGAACCTGCCGCGCGCGCTCGCGCTCGCCTGGGAGGTGCTGCGCGGCGACCTCGCGCCGGTGGTGAAGCGCGCCACGCTCGCGCGCTTCGACGACGTGTTCGGGCTCGGGCTCGCCGCGTGGACCCCGAAGAGCGTCGACGCACCCGCTGACGTGAAGATGCTGGCCGAGGCGCGCCTCGCGGCACGCCGGAACAAGGCGTGGGCGGAGGCCGATCGCCTGCGCGCGGCGCTGCACGCCTCCGGATGGGAGATGGAGGACCGCGCGGACGGCTATGCGCTGCGGCCGCGCGGGGACAAGGTGCCCCCGGAGCAGCCTGCGGCGGCCTCCCCTCGGGGGGCTGCGTCGTCGGAGCGATCCGGCGGAGGGGCGTCCGCATGA
- a CDS encoding DUF2799 domain-containing protein, with amino-acid sequence MTGTFRRFDPRVRALPAVFALALASCATIPEEQCPKVDWYALGLEDGRAGQPASRLAEHRKACAGVKVEPDERAWLEGRRAGLAEYCRLPGAVAAGLAGRGYAGVCPDPRFGRLHAAARQVYDARAKIAEIDRDLANHRRDIADTNTSDIRRDILRGQVRSLESDRSRAVGRLRDAERDLQALRSASGA; translated from the coding sequence ATGACGGGGACCTTCCGCAGGTTCGACCCCAGGGTGCGCGCGTTGCCGGCGGTGTTCGCGCTCGCGCTCGCCTCCTGCGCGACGATTCCCGAGGAGCAGTGTCCGAAGGTGGACTGGTACGCGCTCGGGCTCGAGGACGGCCGCGCCGGACAGCCGGCATCACGCCTCGCCGAACATCGCAAGGCTTGCGCGGGCGTCAAGGTCGAGCCCGACGAACGGGCGTGGCTCGAGGGCCGCAGGGCCGGGCTCGCCGAGTACTGCCGGCTGCCTGGCGCGGTCGCTGCGGGGCTCGCCGGGCGCGGCTACGCGGGCGTGTGCCCGGATCCGCGCTTCGGTCGACTCCACGCGGCGGCGCGGCAGGTGTACGACGCGCGCGCGAAGATCGCGGAGATCGACCGCGACCTCGCGAACCACCGGCGCGACATCGCCGACACCAACACCTCGGACATCCGACGCGACATCCTGCGCGGCCAGGTCCGCAGCCTCGAGAGCGATCGCTCTCGCGCGGTCGGCCGGCTCCGCGACGCCGAACGGGACCTGCAGGCGCTCCGGAGCGCGTCCGGCGCCTGA
- a CDS encoding DegT/DnrJ/EryC1/StrS aminotransferase family protein: protein MLPFARPSLDEATIAGVADVLRSGWITSGPWVQAFEGRLSTLCGGRPVRAVSSATAAIEIALQLAGIGPGDEVISSAQSFFAVPNMIEKAGATPVFVDCDLVTRNIDVAAVAAAVTPRTRAIVPTHWPGSVSDMDALAAIARARSLRLIEDAALTFGSRWGARFGGAFGDITTFSFHPNKNLTTVEGGAIVVNTEAEAKRIEVLRFHGIERLADGTRDVAFPGGKFNLPDVNARIGVGQLDRLDEMLARRRALAERYFACWRPGTDCVLPPRPAPDDGATWNMFCVLLPLKRLTIDRAGFRAAMQREGIGTGVSYEALHLSTLGRRHGGGEGQFPNAERIARETVTLPLFVDMTDDDVDRVCAAVARILGAHRR, encoded by the coding sequence ATGCTGCCGTTCGCCCGACCGTCGCTCGACGAGGCGACGATCGCCGGCGTCGCCGACGTGCTGCGCTCCGGGTGGATCACCAGCGGGCCGTGGGTGCAGGCGTTCGAAGGCCGGCTTTCCACGTTGTGCGGCGGACGGCCGGTGCGTGCGGTGAGTTCCGCCACCGCCGCGATCGAGATCGCGCTGCAGCTCGCCGGCATCGGGCCCGGAGACGAGGTGATCAGCTCGGCGCAGAGCTTCTTCGCCGTGCCGAACATGATCGAGAAGGCCGGGGCGACCCCGGTGTTCGTCGACTGCGACCTCGTCACGCGCAACATCGACGTCGCGGCGGTCGCCGCCGCGGTCACGCCGCGCACCCGGGCGATCGTGCCCACGCACTGGCCGGGTTCCGTCTCCGACATGGACGCGCTCGCCGCGATCGCGCGGGCCCGAAGCCTGCGCCTGATCGAGGACGCCGCGCTCACCTTCGGATCGCGCTGGGGCGCCCGGTTCGGCGGCGCGTTCGGCGACATCACCACGTTCAGCTTCCATCCCAACAAGAACCTGACGACGGTCGAGGGCGGCGCGATCGTCGTGAACACCGAGGCCGAGGCGAAGCGCATCGAGGTGCTGCGCTTCCACGGCATCGAACGGCTCGCGGACGGCACGCGCGACGTCGCGTTCCCCGGCGGCAAGTTCAACCTGCCCGACGTCAACGCGCGCATCGGCGTGGGCCAGCTCGACCGCCTCGACGAGATGCTCGCGCGGCGGCGCGCATTGGCCGAGCGCTACTTCGCGTGCTGGCGCCCGGGCACCGATTGCGTCCTCCCGCCCCGGCCCGCCCCGGACGACGGCGCCACCTGGAACATGTTCTGCGTGCTGCTGCCGCTTAAGCGCCTGACGATCGACCGCGCCGGTTTTCGCGCCGCGATGCAGCGCGAAGGCATCGGCACCGGCGTGAGCTACGAGGCGCTGCACCTCTCGACGCTCGGCCGCCGGCACGGCGGCGGCGAGGGCCAGTTCCCCAACGCCGAACGCATCGCGCGCGAGACCGTGACGCTGCCGCTCTTCGTCGACATGACCGATGATGACGTCGACCGCGTCTGCGCGGCCGTCGCGCGCATCCTGGGCGCGCACCGCCGCTGA
- a CDS encoding EamA family transporter yields MTLAAFAFLVAGVLLNAAAQLFLKAGTNATGVITLTPDTWLATFGRLATNPPIVAGIACYAVSVVVWILGLSRVPVSVAYPMLSLGYVVNAVAAHSLFGETVTLQRWIGIGVIVLGVWLVARSA; encoded by the coding sequence ATGACCCTCGCGGCCTTCGCCTTCCTCGTTGCCGGCGTGCTCTTGAACGCCGCCGCGCAACTCTTCCTCAAGGCCGGCACCAACGCGACCGGCGTCATCACGCTCACCCCGGACACCTGGCTCGCGACCTTCGGACGCCTCGCGACCAACCCGCCGATCGTGGCCGGCATCGCCTGCTACGCGGTGTCGGTCGTCGTCTGGATCCTCGGGCTGTCGCGCGTGCCGGTGTCGGTCGCCTATCCGATGCTGTCGCTGGGCTACGTGGTCAACGCGGTCGCGGCGCACTCGCTCTTCGGCGAAACGGTCACGCTGCAACGCTGGATCGGCATCGGCGTCATCGTGCTGGGCGTCTGGCTGGTCGCGAGGAGCGCATGA
- a CDS encoding GNAT family N-acetyltransferase, with amino-acid sequence MVPPLAPQDIVAATVDDIPVVAALAEVIWREHYPAIISHAQIDYMLARGYSAEALGAFVHDEGAGLAILVVGGSPAGFAAWCRADEPATTKLDKLYVLASARGTGGGRRLIEHVETAARADRSGALILNVNKHNAKAIAAYRACGFAIRDEVVADIGGGFVMDDFVMAKAL; translated from the coding sequence ATGGTGCCGCCCCTCGCTCCGCAGGACATCGTCGCCGCGACCGTGGACGACATTCCCGTCGTCGCCGCGCTCGCGGAGGTGATCTGGCGCGAGCACTATCCGGCGATCATCTCGCACGCGCAGATCGACTACATGCTCGCGCGCGGCTATTCGGCCGAGGCGCTCGGTGCCTTCGTGCACGACGAGGGCGCGGGCCTCGCGATCCTCGTCGTCGGTGGGTCGCCTGCGGGGTTCGCCGCGTGGTGCCGGGCGGATGAGCCCGCCACCACGAAGCTCGACAAACTCTACGTGCTCGCGTCCGCGCGAGGCACGGGCGGCGGTCGCCGGCTGATCGAACACGTCGAGACGGCCGCGCGCGCCGACCGATCCGGCGCGCTGATCCTCAACGTGAACAAGCACAACGCCAAGGCCATCGCCGCCTACCGGGCCTGCGGCTTCGCCATCCGCGACGAGGTCGTCGCCGACATCGGCGGCGGTTTCGTCATGGACGACTTTGTGATGGCGAAGGCGCTGTGA
- a CDS encoding glycosyltransferase family 39 protein — translation MLASLPRSAWVLVVALASVAWFSGLDLRKLHHPDEGRYAEIAREMNVSGDWLTPRLNGIKYFEKPPLQYWVTAASFRIFETDQWTARLAPAVAGFTTIFVVGFTTAALAGPTAGAYAALALAGCIWHLLLAHIVTLDALLEFLLACALCSFLLANREGLSRPAVRGWMLAAWAQIALATLTKGPVALAIPGMALVAYSLLTRDWGPWRRLHPVIGLALFLAIAAPWFVMVSAANPGFADFFFVNEHFRRFATDEAKRPGPWWYFVPILAAGLVPWVSIAPWTWRGAWRQSAVGNGFRWQAFCLAWAGVVFVFFSISRSKLPSYILPMFPALMMVLGHSLASMPANRIAWLLRPFAIGTAVLLVLVLVGFEPMVPHFADGRTPQEYLAAYVPWAKLGAALFAAGALAGWWWMSRGDDRSRTLGLMAIALGSLFAFQVLIVGLDVFRATRSGYDILREAKNARGAPLDASVPFFQIGSYDQTVPFYLGRPTTLVAFRDEFAMGLDMEPGLAIGSDAEWIATWTALKDGYALMPLPDYQRFVAQGVPMKVLARSPRRVLVSRR, via the coding sequence TTGCTCGCCTCCCTCCCCCGCAGCGCCTGGGTGCTGGTCGTCGCGCTGGCATCGGTGGCGTGGTTCTCCGGTCTCGACCTGCGCAAGCTGCACCACCCCGACGAGGGCCGCTACGCGGAGATCGCGCGCGAGATGAACGTCTCCGGCGACTGGCTCACGCCGCGGTTGAACGGCATCAAGTACTTCGAGAAGCCGCCGCTGCAGTACTGGGTGACGGCGGCCTCGTTCCGGATCTTCGAGACCGACCAGTGGACCGCGCGTCTCGCGCCCGCCGTCGCGGGTTTCACGACGATCTTCGTCGTCGGCTTCACGACCGCGGCGCTCGCCGGACCGACCGCCGGCGCCTACGCGGCGCTCGCGCTCGCGGGCTGCATCTGGCATCTGCTGCTCGCCCACATCGTGACGCTCGACGCCCTGCTCGAGTTCCTGCTCGCCTGTGCGCTCTGCTCGTTCCTGCTCGCGAACCGCGAAGGCTTGTCGCGCCCGGCGGTGCGGGGCTGGATGCTCGCGGCCTGGGCCCAGATCGCGCTGGCCACGCTCACCAAGGGACCGGTCGCGCTCGCGATTCCCGGCATGGCGCTCGTCGCCTATTCGCTCCTCACGCGGGACTGGGGGCCGTGGCGGCGCCTGCATCCGGTGATCGGGCTCGCGCTGTTTCTCGCCATCGCGGCGCCGTGGTTCGTGATGGTGTCCGCGGCGAACCCCGGGTTCGCCGACTTCTTCTTCGTGAACGAACACTTCCGCCGCTTCGCCACCGACGAGGCGAAGCGGCCAGGGCCCTGGTGGTACTTCGTCCCGATCCTCGCCGCAGGCCTCGTGCCCTGGGTCTCGATCGCGCCGTGGACCTGGCGCGGCGCCTGGCGCCAGAGCGCCGTCGGGAACGGCTTCCGCTGGCAGGCCTTCTGCCTCGCCTGGGCCGGCGTCGTGTTCGTGTTCTTCTCGATCTCCCGCTCGAAGCTGCCTTCGTACATCCTGCCGATGTTCCCGGCGCTGATGATGGTGCTGGGCCACTCGCTCGCCTCGATGCCGGCGAACCGGATCGCCTGGCTGCTGCGGCCGTTCGCGATCGGCACCGCCGTGCTCCTCGTGCTCGTCCTCGTCGGATTCGAGCCGATGGTTCCGCATTTCGCGGACGGACGCACGCCACAGGAGTACCTGGCGGCCTACGTGCCTTGGGCGAAGCTCGGCGCGGCCCTCTTCGCCGCCGGGGCGCTCGCGGGCTGGTGGTGGATGAGCCGCGGCGACGACCGTTCGCGGACGCTCGGGCTCATGGCGATCGCGCTGGGCTCGCTCTTCGCGTTCCAGGTGCTGATCGTCGGGTTGGACGTCTTCCGCGCGACGCGCTCCGGATACGATATCCTGCGCGAGGCGAAGAACGCGCGCGGCGCGCCGCTCGACGCCTCGGTTCCGTTCTTTCAGATCGGCAGCTACGACCAGACCGTGCCGTTCTACCTCGGACGCCCGACGACGCTCGTCGCGTTCCGCGATGAATTCGCGATGGGCCTCGACATGGAGCCTGGACTTGCGATTGGGTCCGACGCCGAGTGGATCGCGACCTGGACCGCCCTGAAGGACGGTTACGCGCTCATGCCGCTCCCGGACTACCAGCGCTTCGTCGCGCAGGGCGTGCCGATGAAGGTGCTGGCCCGCAGTCCGCGGCGGGTACTCGTCTCCCGCCGGTGA
- a CDS encoding carboxylase, translated as MRKLRILDETLRNAQQSLWATRMRTKSMLPIAPVMDVAGFDTVCVHAGVSFETAARYLFEDPWERARLLRGLMPKTRFDVLVRARNLWGWQSQPYDVQTLFLETLLRNGVDGFKVFDGLNDLCNMDWLIREGRRLGFKVKGLVGYNDSPAHSDAYLAGKAKEFADAGVDALILSDSAGVMFPERAHSAVTAIREAIGDRELHFHTHTSTGLSRESCRQAIRAGVDVVWTAARPLAWGTSVPCTMDVVRMAREEGRSTDVDDAAIDEIDDWFAWVAHEEGKPVPEEVRFDPAHYQSYVGHQIPGGMISNLERQLQDLGLSHRMPEVLEEAARVRGELGYPHMSTPFSQFVGVQAVLNVTEGARYATVPESVRRYARGAFGRPIRPIDPDVLDRLVGDAPMIDPLEGLDRPSLPQVRAEHGPFESDEDLLLFLFLHPAAYRGFKQNRTPITWESRRSPASALARELLRRSDIESFELERGSFRLALSGTVDD; from the coding sequence TTGCGCAAGCTCCGCATCCTCGACGAGACGCTGCGCAACGCCCAGCAGTCGCTGTGGGCGACGCGCATGCGGACGAAGTCGATGCTCCCGATCGCGCCGGTGATGGACGTCGCGGGGTTCGATACCGTGTGCGTGCACGCAGGCGTGTCGTTCGAGACGGCGGCGCGCTATCTGTTCGAGGACCCCTGGGAGCGCGCGCGCCTGCTGCGCGGACTCATGCCGAAGACGCGGTTCGACGTGCTCGTGCGCGCGCGGAACCTGTGGGGCTGGCAGAGCCAGCCCTACGACGTCCAGACGCTCTTCCTCGAGACGTTGCTGCGCAACGGCGTCGACGGCTTCAAGGTGTTCGACGGCCTGAACGACCTGTGCAACATGGACTGGCTGATTCGCGAGGGCCGGAGGCTGGGCTTCAAGGTCAAGGGGCTCGTCGGCTACAACGACAGTCCGGCGCACAGCGACGCCTACCTCGCCGGCAAGGCGAAGGAGTTCGCGGACGCCGGAGTGGATGCGCTGATCCTGTCGGATTCCGCGGGCGTGATGTTCCCGGAGCGCGCGCACTCCGCCGTGACCGCGATTCGCGAGGCCATCGGCGATCGCGAACTGCATTTCCACACGCACACGAGCACGGGCCTGTCGCGCGAGAGCTGCCGCCAGGCCATCCGCGCCGGCGTCGACGTCGTCTGGACCGCCGCCCGTCCGCTCGCGTGGGGAACGTCGGTGCCCTGCACGATGGACGTCGTGCGCATGGCGCGCGAGGAGGGCAGGTCTACGGACGTCGATGACGCGGCGATCGACGAGATCGACGACTGGTTCGCATGGGTCGCGCACGAGGAGGGCAAGCCGGTGCCGGAGGAAGTCCGCTTCGACCCGGCCCACTACCAGAGCTACGTCGGCCACCAGATTCCCGGCGGCATGATCTCCAACCTCGAACGGCAACTGCAGGACCTCGGCCTGTCGCACCGCATGCCCGAGGTCCTCGAGGAGGCGGCGCGGGTGCGCGGGGAACTCGGGTATCCGCACATGTCGACGCCGTTCTCCCAGTTCGTCGGCGTGCAGGCGGTGCTCAACGTGACCGAAGGCGCCCGCTATGCGACCGTGCCCGAGTCGGTGCGCCGCTATGCGCGCGGAGCGTTCGGCCGTCCGATCCGGCCGATCGATCCCGACGTTCTCGATCGACTCGTCGGCGATGCGCCGATGATCGATCCGCTCGAAGGCCTGGACCGACCGTCGCTGCCGCAGGTGCGCGCCGAGCACGGACCGTTCGAGTCGGACGAGGACCTGCTGCTGTTCCTGTTCCTGCACCCGGCCGCCTATCGCGGCTTCAAGCAGAACCGGACGCCGATCACCTGGGAGAGCAGGCGTTCGCCGGCGTCGGCTTTGGCCCGTGAACTCCTGCGCCGCTCCGATATCGAGTCGTTCGAACTCGAGCGCGGATCGTTCCGACTCGCGCTGTCGGGGACGGTCGATGACTGA
- a CDS encoding glycosyltransferase: MAAPALSVVIPVYNEEGTLPALFERLYPALDALGLAYEILFVDDGSRDRSAAHLADQFRARQDVTRVVLFNANVGQHTAIIAGFERVRGERIVTLDADLQNPPEEIGKLLAAMDAGADYVGGVRKVREDAWWRRAASRLMNALRERITHIRMTDQGCMLRAYSREIVDSVAASREVSTFIPALAYTFAHHPVEVEVAHAERAAGESKYSLYKLVRLNFDLVTGFSLVPLQFFSLAGMLVSIGSLALYVAVMIHGLVTGEFVDSLRSLWDRDILEFFLIGLVLFGLGIVGEYVGRIYQQVRERPRYTIRAVLECDRDPDDP, from the coding sequence ATGGCCGCACCCGCCCTCTCCGTCGTGATCCCGGTCTACAACGAGGAAGGGACGCTGCCTGCGCTCTTCGAGCGTCTCTACCCGGCGCTCGATGCGCTGGGCCTCGCCTACGAGATCCTGTTCGTCGACGACGGCAGCCGGGACCGCTCCGCCGCGCACCTCGCCGACCAGTTCCGCGCGCGGCAGGACGTGACGCGCGTCGTGCTGTTCAACGCGAACGTCGGCCAGCACACCGCCATCATCGCGGGCTTCGAACGCGTGCGCGGCGAACGCATCGTCACGCTCGACGCCGACCTGCAGAACCCGCCGGAGGAGATCGGCAAGCTCCTCGCGGCGATGGACGCGGGCGCCGACTACGTGGGCGGCGTGCGGAAGGTGCGCGAGGACGCCTGGTGGCGGCGCGCCGCCTCGCGTCTCATGAACGCGTTGCGCGAGCGCATCACCCACATCCGCATGACCGACCAGGGCTGCATGCTGCGCGCGTACAGCCGCGAGATCGTGGACTCGGTGGCGGCGAGCCGCGAAGTGTCGACGTTCATTCCCGCGCTCGCCTACACCTTCGCCCATCATCCGGTCGAGGTCGAGGTCGCGCACGCGGAGCGCGCGGCGGGCGAATCCAAGTATTCGCTCTACAAGCTCGTGCGGCTCAACTTCGACCTCGTGACCGGGTTCTCGCTCGTCCCTTTGCAGTTCTTCTCGCTCGCCGGCATGCTGGTGTCGATCGGTTCGCTCGCGCTCTACGTCGCGGTGATGATCCACGGGCTCGTGACCGGGGAATTCGTCGATTCGCTGCGTTCCCTCTGGGACCGCGACATCCTCGAGTTCTTCCTGATCGGCCTCGTGCTGTTCGGCCTCGGGATCGTCGGCGAGTACGTCGGGCGCATCTACCAGCAGGTGCGCGAACGGCCGCGCTACACGATCCGCGCGGTGCTCGAATGCGACCGGGATCCCGACGACCCGTGA
- a CDS encoding acetyl-CoA carboxylase biotin carboxylase subunit codes for MSLRRVLVANRGEIAVRILRACRGLGLETVLAASVADRESLPAQLADRTVCIGPAAARHSYLDAKLIVAAALGSGADAVHPGYGFLAESAELAQLCADHGIVFVGPDPSQIRRMGDKLEARSLARECGLPLLPGTEAVASVADAEDVVARMGLPVMIKAAAGGGGRGMKIVDDVAQLPRMLTAAAAEARSAFGNDALYLERYVANARHVEVQVLGDRQGRIVHLGERDCSLQRRHQKVVEESPAPSIDGALRNRILDAGVAFASRLAYLSAGTVEFIVDQDSGAFYFLEMNTRIQVEHPVTEMVTGIDLVQEQLRIAAGEPLRFAQGDVRFAGHAIECRITAEDPWRAFRPDPGRIAAWNPPQGENLRLDSHCYAGYTVPPYYDSLLAKLVVVGEDRDRAIARMRDALARFEIAGVTTTLPFLRVVMESSEFASGRVNTRLVGELIHRRFSGADAAKERAA; via the coding sequence ATGAGCCTGCGACGCGTGCTGGTCGCCAATCGCGGCGAGATCGCCGTCCGGATCCTGCGTGCGTGTCGAGGACTCGGGCTCGAGACCGTGCTGGCGGCGTCGGTCGCCGATCGCGAGAGCCTGCCCGCGCAGCTCGCCGATCGCACCGTGTGCATCGGCCCGGCCGCCGCGAGGCACAGCTACCTCGATGCGAAGCTCATCGTCGCCGCGGCGCTGGGCTCGGGGGCCGATGCGGTTCACCCCGGCTACGGCTTCCTCGCCGAATCCGCCGAGCTCGCGCAGCTGTGCGCCGACCACGGCATCGTTTTCGTCGGCCCCGATCCCTCGCAGATCCGGCGCATGGGCGACAAGCTCGAAGCGCGCTCGCTCGCCCGCGAGTGCGGATTGCCGCTCCTGCCGGGGACGGAGGCGGTCGCGTCGGTCGCGGACGCCGAGGACGTCGTCGCGCGGATGGGGCTGCCGGTGATGATCAAGGCGGCTGCGGGCGGAGGCGGCCGCGGCATGAAGATCGTCGACGACGTCGCCCAACTGCCGCGCATGCTGACGGCCGCCGCCGCGGAGGCGCGTTCCGCTTTCGGCAACGACGCGCTGTACCTCGAGAGATACGTGGCCAATGCGCGCCACGTCGAGGTTCAGGTGCTGGGCGACCGGCAGGGGCGGATCGTGCATCTGGGCGAGCGCGACTGCTCGCTCCAGCGACGCCATCAGAAGGTGGTGGAGGAGTCGCCCGCACCCTCGATCGACGGCGCGCTGCGGAACCGGATCCTCGACGCCGGCGTCGCGTTCGCGTCGAGGCTCGCCTACCTGAGCGCGGGCACGGTCGAGTTCATCGTCGACCAGGACAGCGGCGCGTTCTACTTTCTGGAGATGAACACGAGGATCCAGGTCGAGCATCCGGTCACCGAGATGGTGACCGGAATCGACCTCGTGCAGGAGCAGCTGCGCATCGCGGCCGGAGAGCCGCTCCGCTTTGCACAAGGGGACGTGCGGTTCGCCGGCCACGCGATCGAGTGCCGGATCACCGCCGAAGATCCGTGGCGGGCGTTTCGTCCCGATCCGGGCCGGATCGCCGCCTGGAACCCGCCGCAGGGCGAGAACCTGCGGCTCGACAGCCACTGCTACGCCGGATACACGGTGCCGCCGTACTACGATTCGCTGCTCGCCAAGCTCGTCGTCGTCGGCGAGGATCGCGATCGGGCGATCGCGCGCATGCGCGATGCGCTCGCCCGCTTCGAGATCGCGGGTGTCACCACGACGCTGCCGTTCCTGCGGGTCGTGATGGAGTCCTCCGAGTTCGCGAGCGGCCGCGTCAACACGCGCCTCGTCGGGGAACTCATCCACCGGCGGTTCTCCGGGGCGGATGCCGCGAAGGAGCGGGCGGCGTGA
- a CDS encoding formyltransferase produces MSDAPAMRAVVFAYHDVGARCLRTLLAHGVEIPLVVTHDDDPNEARWFERVAEVAQAHRLPWIAPSDPNAPEVVARVAATAPDFLFSFYYRRMLGAPMLATARRGAFNLHGSLLPKYRGRAPVNWAILHGERETGVTLHHMAIRPDAGDIVEQQRVPIGPDDTAKDVFDRIATAAAIALDRALPGVLAGTAPRRPNDLAAGSYFGARRPEDGRIDWAWPAKRIHDLVRAVAPPYPGAFCDLPGGRLAILRTRLSAAPPAAPVAPGVFVAAGAIWGRGGDGGCVAIVDAAIDGRTADAAAVERLLAS; encoded by the coding sequence ATGAGCGACGCACCGGCGATGCGCGCGGTGGTCTTCGCCTACCACGACGTGGGCGCGCGCTGCCTGCGCACGCTCCTCGCGCACGGCGTCGAGATCCCGCTCGTGGTGACGCACGACGACGACCCGAACGAGGCACGGTGGTTCGAACGCGTCGCGGAGGTCGCACAGGCGCATCGCCTGCCCTGGATCGCGCCGTCCGACCCGAACGCGCCCGAGGTCGTCGCGCGCGTCGCCGCGACCGCGCCCGACTTCCTGTTCAGCTTCTACTACCGGCGGATGCTGGGCGCGCCGATGCTCGCGACCGCGCGCCGCGGAGCGTTCAACCTGCACGGGTCGCTCCTGCCGAAGTACCGCGGACGCGCCCCGGTCAACTGGGCGATCCTCCACGGCGAACGCGAGACCGGCGTGACGCTGCACCACATGGCGATCCGCCCCGACGCGGGGGACATCGTCGAGCAGCAGCGCGTGCCGATCGGACCAGACGACACCGCGAAGGACGTCTTCGACCGGATTGCGACCGCGGCCGCGATCGCGCTCGACCGCGCGCTGCCCGGCGTGCTCGCGGGCACCGCGCCCCGGCGGCCGAACGACCTCGCCGCGGGGTCGTACTTCGGCGCCCGTCGTCCCGAGGACGGCCGCATCGACTGGGCATGGCCGGCGAAGCGCATCCACGACCTCGTGCGCGCCGTCGCCCCGCCGTACCCGGGCGCGTTCTGCGACCTGCCGGGCGGACGCCTCGCGATCCTGAGGACGCGACTGTCCGCCGCGCCGCCCGCCGCTCCGGTCGCGCCGGGGGTTTTCGTCGCCGCGGGGGCGATCTGGGGCCGAGGAGGCGACGGTGGCTGCGTCGCCATCGTCGACGCGGCGATCGACGGGCGTACGGCCGACGCCGCGGCCGTGGAGCGCCTGCTCGCGTCCTGA